In Papaver somniferum cultivar HN1 unplaced genomic scaffold, ASM357369v1 unplaced-scaffold_114, whole genome shotgun sequence, a genomic segment contains:
- the LOC113328666 gene encoding short-chain dehydrogenase TIC 32, chloroplastic-like: MGHWYSKFGSSGFNSSSTAEHVTEGIDAIGLTAIVTGATSGIGTEIARVLALKGVKVIIPSRDLKNGLKIKEMILQENPKAKLDVMEMDLTSIKSITSFTQSFISSKQPLNILINNAGIFACPFQLSKDGIELHFATNHLGHFLLTKLLMDELKTTAKKTGIEGRIVNVSSTAHSYSKEDSLLDLEIINDPTKYKKYDAYCRSKLANVLHANELARILQEEEANVTANSLHPGIIATNIFRFMNFRGIMWHVLAVISMPFRKSIPQGASTICYLALHPDLKGVTGKYFSDCKETLSSPQARDIDLGKRLWEFSMDLLNNHNGPK; this comes from the exons ATGGGTCACTGGTACTCAAAATTTGGTTCTTCCGGTTTTAACTCCTCGTCTACAGCCGAACATGTCACCGAGGGGATCGACGCGATAGGTCTCACTGCGATTGTCACAG GTGCAACAAGTGGCATTGGGACAGAAATAGCAAGAGTATTGGCTCTAAAAGGGGTCAAAGTAATTATACCTTCAAGAGATTTGAAGAATGGTTTGAAGATAAAAGAAATGATACTCCAAGAAAATCCTAAAGCGAAGCTTGATGTCATGGAGATGGATTTAACATCCATCAAATCCATCACTTCTTTTACTCAATCCTTTATTTCTTCAAAACAACCCCTAAATATCCtcat CAACAATGCTGGTATATTTGCTTGTCCATTCCAGCTCTCTAAAGATGGAATAGAGCTGCACTTTGCTACCAATCACCTAG GACATTTCTTACTAACGAAGTTGTTAATGGATGAGCTGAAAACCACAGCCAAAAAAACCGGCATAGAAGGAAGAATAGTCAATGTATCTTCCACTGCTCATAGTTACTCGAAGGAGGATTCTTTGCTTGATCTTGAGATCATAAACGATCCCACAAA gTACAAAAAATATGATGCTTATTGTCGATCCAAGCTTGCAAATGTTCTACATGCAAATGAGTTAGCTAGGATTTTGCAG GAAGAGGAAGCAAACGTGACGGCAAATTCTCTACACCCTGGAATTATAGCAACTAATATATTTCGATTTATGAACTTTAGAG GCATTATGTGGCATGTACTGGCAGTAATATCGATGCCTTTCAGGAAGAGTATACCCCAG GGTGCATCAACAATTTGTTATCTTGCTCTTCATCCAGATCTGAAAGGTGTTACTGGAAAGTATTTTAGTGATTGCAAGGAAACACTTTCATCGCCACAAGCCAGAGATATAGATCTGGGGAAAAGGCTTTGGGAATTCAGCATGGATTTGCTAAATAACCACAATGGTCCGAAATGA